Proteins from a single region of Xyrauchen texanus isolate HMW12.3.18 chromosome 7, RBS_HiC_50CHRs, whole genome shotgun sequence:
- the cfap52 gene encoding cilia- and flagella-associated protein 52 isoform X2, giving the protein MAEDTHEVPQLELEAVIGFNGLVFSGLKVHPDREHLIYPLGCTVIIRSLISGKQAFLHGHTNNVSCIAVSKSGRYIASGQVTFMGFKADVIIWDYEKLEIYTRLVLHKAKVEDLSFSPNEKYLVTLGGQDDASIVVWNIKSKEAICGSPASAQSAGHCLTIEYTNLSDEIFVSAGNGNLRVWELDLANRKIRATECQTGQLKRIVKCIEIPKDDIYFYCGTTSGDILKVNLKTRLLNSCGPVKQKFSKGVNTLKVLNTGDILVGSGDGMLTMCSGGNFKTIKSVQLEGGVTSVTLRGEGQQFLIGTESAQIYSFGYTDFKPELIATNHNSAVKDVAFPFGTSELFATCSQNDIRVWHAESSKELLRIMVPNITCNALGFMQDGRSIFSAWNDGKIRVFTPESGKLRLIIHNAHSMGVTAIAATNDCKRIVSGGGEGQVRLWEIFQNSYRLIETMKEHKATVNCIKIKSNDKECVTASSDGACIIWDLVRFVRNHMVLANTLFSVVCYHPEEYQIITSGTDRKIGYWEVYDGSAIRELEGSLSGAINGMHISEDGKYFVTGGDDKLLKLWLYSDGEVTHVGIGHSGSITNVRICPNSKYIVSTSADGAVLKWKYPQTS; this is encoded by the exons ATGGCAGAAGACACGCACGAAGTCCCACAACTTGAGTTGGAGGCTGTTATTGGCTTTAATG GGCTTGTGTTTTCTGGACTCAAAGTGCATCCAGACAGAGAGCATCTAATTTACCCTCTGGGCTGCACTGTTATAATTAGGAGTCTGATAAGTGGAAAGCAAGCTTTCCTTCATGGCCACACAAACAATGTCTCTTGTATTGCTGTGTCCAAAAGTGGACGCTACATTGCATCTGGACAGGTCACTTTCATGGGCTTTAAG gctgaTGTTATTATCTGGGACTATGAGAAGCTGGAGATTTATACCCGTCTCGTGCTCCATAAAGCTAAAGTTGAAGATCTCAGCTTCTCCCCAAATGAAAAGTATCTAGTAACTCTGGGTGGTCAAGATGATGCAAG TATTGTGGTGTGGAACATCAAAAGTAAAGAGGCAATCTGTGGCAGTCCTGCTTCAGCACAGAGTGCTGGTCACTGCCTCACCATCGAGTACACCAACCTCAGTGATGAAATCTTTGTCTCCGCTGGAAA TGGAAATCTACGTGTGTGGGAGCTTGATTTGGCCAACAGGAAGATCCGAGCCACAGAATGTCAGACAGGGCAGCTCAAGAGAATTGTCAAATGTATTGAG ATCCCAAAGGATGATATTTATTTCTACTGTGGAACAACTAGTGGGGATATTCTGAAAGTGAACCTAAAGACTAGGTTGCTCAACAGCTGTGGTCCTGTTAAACAAAAATTTAGCAAG GGAGTGAACACTCTGAAAGTTCTGAACACTGGTGATATTTTAGTCGGATCAGGAGATGGCATGTTAACAATGTGCTCAGGAGGAAATTTCAAAACTATTAA GAGTGTCCAGTTGGAAGGAGGGGTGACCTCAGTAACCCTGCGCGGAGAGGGGCAACAATTCCTTATCGGAACAGAGTCAGCACAGATCTACAGTTTTGGCTACACTGACTTCAAACCAGAGCTCATTGCCACCAATCATAACAGTGCTGTAAAAGATGTGGCCTTTCCTTT TGGGACTTCAGAGCTTTTTGCCACCTGTTCACAGAATGATATCAGGGTGTGGCATGCTGAGTCCTCCAAGGAGCTTCTGCGTATCATGGTGCCTAACATAACCTGCAATGCTCTGGGCTTCATGCAAGATGGCAGGAGCATCTTCAGTG CTTGGAATGATGGGAAGATTCGGGTTTTCACCCCTGAAAGTGGGAAACTGAGGCTGATAATTCATAATGCCCACAGTATGGGAGTGACTGCCATAGCAGCAACCAATGACTGCAAGAGGATCGTCAGTGGAGGGGGAGAAGGACAG GTGAGGCTTTGGGAGATATTCCAGAACTCTTATCGACTCATTGAGACCATGAAGGAGCATAAAGCCACCGTTAACTGCATTAAGATCAAGAGTAATGACAAGGAGTGTGTGACAGCCAGTTCTGATGGAGCCTGCATCATCTGGGACCTGGT GAGGTTTGTGAGGAATCACATGGTCTTGGCCAACACCCTGTTCAGTGTTGTATGCTACCACCCTGAAGAATACCAGATCATCACTAGTGGCACTGATAGAAAG ATTGGCTACTGGGAGGTGTATGATGGTTCTGCAATCAGAGAACTTGAGGGCTCCTTGTCTGGGGCTATAAATGGCATGCACATTTCTGAGGATGGAAAATATTTTGTGACTG GTGGAGATGATAAACTATTGAAGCTCTGGCTCTACTCTGATGGTGAAGTGACCCACGTCGGTATCGGCCACAGTGGCAGCATCACAAATGTGAGGATTTGTCCCAACAGCAAATATATTGTCAGCACCAGTGCCGATGGAGCTGTCCTAAAATGGAAATATCCACAAACCTCATAG